The following are encoded together in the Pygocentrus nattereri isolate fPygNat1 chromosome 15, fPygNat1.pri, whole genome shotgun sequence genome:
- the timm44 gene encoding mitochondrial import inner membrane translocase subunit TIM44 gives MAAAVCRWRQQYVRSSFVLLATRSCFSVYDRSPVHRICGSVTSSSQVRYASEGRGGRKGFLGEFLDSLKQELSKNKEMKDNIKKFREEAKKLEESDALQQARRKYKTIESETVKTSEVLKKKLGSLSETVKEGLEEVGRSDIGKKIKEGVEEAAKTAKQSAESVSKSGEKLGKTGAFRAISQGMESVKKEIGDIGHSGPYRPPNRLRKRSDFSSKAAEAEAKVFEANEEAMGVVLHKDSKWYQQWKDFKDKNVVFNRFFEMKMKYDESDNAFIRASRAVTDKMTDLIGGLFSKTEMSEVLTEILKVDPSFDKDSFLKQCEKDIIPNILEAMIQGELEVLKDWCYEATYSQLAHPIQQAKAMGLQFHSKILDIDNIDLAMGKMMEQGPVLIITFQAQLVMVICNPKGEVVEGDPDKVLRMMYVWALCRDQEEFNPYAAWRLLDISASSTEQIL, from the exons GTGCGGTATGCGTCGGAAGGCAGAGGGGGGCGAAAAGGCTTCCTGGGGGAGTTTTTGGACAGCCTGAAGCAGGAGCTGAGCAAGAACAAGGAGATGAAGGACAACATCAAGAAATTTCGCGAGGAGGCCAAAAAACTAGAGGAATCAGATGCTCTCCAGCAAGCTAGACGGAAATAT AAAACCATAGAGTCTGAAACAGTCAAGACTTCTGAGGTGCTGAAGAAGAAGCTGGGTTCACTATCAGAGACTGTGAAAGAG GGGTTGGAAGAAGTTGGTCGTTCAGATATCGGGAAGAAAATAAAGGAAGGAGTGGAAGAGGCGGCGAAAACGGCAAAGCAGTCGGCGGAGAGTGTCTCCAAGAGCGGAGAGAAGCTGGGGAAGACTGGAGCCTTTCGAGCGATCTCGCAG GGTATGGAGAGCGTGAAGAAGGAGATCGGGGACATTGGCCACAGCGGACCCTACAGACCACCCAACAGATTAAGGAAGAGAAGCGACTTTTCATCCAAAGCGGCAGAGGCTGAAGCCAAGGTCTTTGAAGCCAACGA gGAGGCGATGGGTGTTGTGCTTCACAAAGACTCAAAGTGGTACCAGCAGTGGAAGGACTTCAAGgacaaaaatgttgtttttaaca GATTCTTTGAAATGAAGATGAAATATGACGAGAGCGACAACGCCTTCATCAGAGCGTCCCGCGCGGTCACAGACAAGATGACGGACCTCATAG GTGGGCTCTTCTCCAAGACGGAGATGTCTGAGGTCCTCACAGAGATCCTGAAGGTGGACCCCAGCTTCGATAAAGACTCTTTCCTTAAACAGTGTGAGAAGGACATCATCCCCAACATCTTAGAG GCCATGATTCAAGGAGAGCTGGAGGTTCTGAAGGACTGGTGCTACGAAGCT ACCTACAGTCAGCTGGCCCATCCGATCCAGCAAGCCAAAGCAATGGGGCTACAGTTTCACTCCAAGATTCTTGACATTGACAACATAGAT CTTGCCATGGGGAAGATGATGGAGCAAGGCCCTGTGCTCATCATCACCTTCCAGGCTCAGCTGGTGATGGTGATCTGTAACCCAAAGGGTGAAGTGGTGGAGGGCGACCCG GACAAGGTCCTCAGGATGATGTATGTCTGGGCTTTATGTCGGGACCAGGAGGAGTTTAATCCTTACGCTGCCTGGAGACTTCTGGACATTTCAGCGTCCAGCACTGAGCAGATCCTGTGA